Below is a genomic region from Prunus persica cultivar Lovell chromosome G3, Prunus_persica_NCBIv2, whole genome shotgun sequence.
CACGAGACAAGGACAAAGTatgagtgagagagattgtGCCCTCGCCAGTAATTGGAGAGGGCAAGCCATTAGCACTAGTTATGTATGGGTCACGTATGTGACTAGACAACTCATCAAAAAAATGTAGCATCATAAGTCATATGAACCAGTATCAATTATCCAAGTATTGGAGCTAGTACCTGAAATATAGTCTGAACCACATAAATTTCAAGAAGCAGCAGCAACTGCACCAACAAAGGAGTTATCACCTATGATTGCAGCAAAAATTCAACAGATCACGGCAGAGAGTATAATGGAACACAATAAAGGCACAAATACAACAGATGCACGAAGACAGGCACGAACACAGTAGAGGTATGAACACAGCAGAGTGCACAGTGGAACACAGCAAAGGCGCAAATACAGCAGATGCATGAAGACAGGAATGGCACAAACACGGTAACACAACTCACAAACCCAGAGGGGGACACACACGACACaagtagagaaaaaaatatgggGCTAGAATACGGGTGGGCACAACAGACATGTCATTAGAAAAGTTTGCTATGATaccatgtcaaacaaagtgggtagaatattttcaaattatatttcattctccaaaaggaggtatttataatacaaaagTACAAATCCTAATAGGGTTATATTAGGAAACTAAGATAAAGTCCTAATTACATAATATctatacaaaaagaaataaatagaatcataatatattaggaagtaaatctcctaaTTACACTAGGATCTCCTTAACAAATCGAACCTAGGACcttgaatataaaaataaatatttttaatatttttttatatatataaacgatattaagaaataaaaaaagaagaatcgAACTTAGGACATcgaatataaaaataaaggttATTCACTGCCAACTCAACTCCTTAGTGGAATCGACTTCTCAATAGTGGGGGGAcaagaaaagtgaaaagaattaataattaacaaAGAGGATCCACACAATTTATTTCACAATTATCACGTTTCTCATGCtggacaaaaaacaaaaggttcgCTCATTTTCTGGTAGggccaaacaaaaccaaaggCCTAGGCTAGAAAATGGCTTCAACTTCAAAACCCTTTTCCTGTTTTTAACTCGTTTTAAGTTTAACCCTGCAGGAGAATGCAGACATGGTAAAGACATGGAACAAGCAAATTGCAGCACGTGGCTCATGATGTAGcaataacaaaatcaaaataacagAAGCAAAGTCTTCTGTCTATCTttgtttaaatattatttatctatttatgtgtgtgtatgtggACTGAGAACCAAAGTTGCCTTTAAATATCTAATGCTCAGCCCTTACTTCACAAACCCTCTtaagttttctgtttcttcttctttcttcttctctcatctcttctctcctcctctctGGTTCAGCAAAAATGATCTCCAAGTTTAGAAAGGCCTCCAATTTGGTTGACCATAAGCAGAGCTCAGTGGCTGTTGGATTGAAAATCCTTATACAGATCTCACAAGGGAACAAGTCAAATATCATTGTGAAATCTTCATTAAGATTGAGCCAGCCCAACCCTGAGTTCTCTTGCTTTCTCAAAACATGTCACTTATGCAACAAGGGATTAAGCCTTGAGAAAGAGGTCTACATGTACAGGTAAAacttgtaaaaataattagacTCTCCACACATATGCATGAATTTCCAAAACTTAGTTCTTCatctttgttggttttttcataattttctactgagaaaaaataaatttttttttttttttgccagaataagacttttatttttatttttgtacaaGCGATAATCTACTTTAAACTAATCGAAACTGCGAGATGGGACTTGGCATAGATTCTGATATAGTTTGCGAATCGAATATGTGAATGCAGAGGTGATTTAGGATTTTGCAGCATACAGTGCAGGAACAGACAGATTGTGATTGATGAAATGAGAGACTTAGAGGCTTCTACCAAGCAAATGCTAGCATCTTACAGGCGTGGCCAAAATCGTTGCAGCAGCAATACTAAGAGTCGGCTTAGTGTCTTGGAAGATGTACATCTACAACAAGACCGAATCCCACAGCACAGAAACATATTTGcactttaaaaattaattagtctcataatataaatatataatctttttaatttttctagcTTC
It encodes:
- the LOC18782754 gene encoding uncharacterized protein LOC18782754 — translated: MISKFRKASNLVDHKQSSVAVGLKILIQISQGNKSNIIVKSSLRLSQPNPEFSCFLKTCHLCNKGLSLEKEVYMYRGDLGFCSIQCRNRQIVIDEMRDLEASTKQMLASYRRGQNRCSSNTKSRLSVLEDVHLQQDRIPQHRNIFAL